A region of Stigmatella erecta DNA encodes the following proteins:
- a CDS encoding hybrid sensor histidine kinase/response regulator: protein MIPTDATPERSPESAPRSRASILMVDDHPSNLLALEAILEPLGQELVKATSGEEALKFLLQREFAVILMDVQMPGMDGFQTAALIKQRERTRTIPIIFLTALSRDAAHIFKGYEHGAVDYLLKPFDPEILRSKVGVFVDLSLKEQQLQRQAALLRQKEREALERESELRYRRLLNALPEPMWAASADGTLNYANQVWGEYTGLKEEAPSLEFFLKSVHPADRDMMRREWSEAVRTVSRMEHEFRMRRHDGTWRWHLGRAVPERDGTGKLVGFIAVATDIDDKKRAEATLERFKATLDATLDCVLMFEPERLTLTYANVGATTQLGLAREQLVGMPMLQVEGSFGEEGFRKLLAPLQSGEQPSHTYSTVYRRHDGSEIPVEAVLQYVAAGGGPGRFVCVARDITERKRAEAALLLASEAKDAFLAAASHELRTPLAAAKGHAHLALLKLGGEGESGTGKSLKIINRQIDRMTKLVEDLLDISRLQAGRLSLELERFDLGGLVRETCDRMGVLSQQHPLRIDVQEHLEGLWDRGRLDQVLTNLLSNAIRYSPEGGEVVVKAAADGEGIQLSVKDCGVGIPPEKQALIFERFGRAHGSKYGGLGLGLTISQGIVEQHGGRIWVDSQGCTGEGSTFHVWLPREAAPAAPEAPEAPEAPKAGAAARPAPNAEPPPASSGEHSRASVV from the coding sequence ATGATTCCCACCGATGCCACCCCCGAGCGCAGTCCCGAGAGCGCCCCGCGCTCCCGGGCCAGCATCCTGATGGTGGATGATCACCCCTCCAACCTGCTGGCGCTCGAGGCCATCCTGGAGCCCTTGGGCCAGGAGCTCGTCAAGGCCACCAGCGGGGAGGAGGCGCTCAAGTTCCTGCTCCAGCGCGAGTTCGCCGTCATCCTCATGGACGTGCAGATGCCGGGCATGGACGGCTTCCAGACCGCGGCGCTCATCAAGCAGCGCGAGCGCACGCGCACCATCCCCATCATCTTCCTCACCGCGCTCAGCCGGGACGCGGCCCACATCTTCAAGGGCTACGAGCACGGCGCGGTGGACTACCTGCTCAAGCCGTTCGATCCGGAGATTCTGCGCTCCAAGGTCGGCGTCTTCGTGGACCTGTCGCTCAAGGAGCAGCAGCTCCAGCGCCAGGCGGCGCTCCTGCGGCAGAAGGAGCGCGAGGCCCTGGAGCGCGAGAGCGAGCTGCGCTACCGGCGGCTGCTCAACGCGCTGCCCGAGCCCATGTGGGCCGCCAGCGCCGACGGCACGCTCAACTACGCCAACCAGGTCTGGGGGGAGTACACCGGCCTGAAGGAAGAGGCACCCTCGCTGGAGTTCTTCCTGAAGTCGGTGCACCCCGCGGACCGGGACATGATGCGCCGCGAGTGGAGCGAGGCGGTGCGCACCGTGTCGCGCATGGAGCACGAGTTCCGCATGCGGCGCCACGACGGCACCTGGCGCTGGCACCTGGGGCGCGCGGTGCCCGAGCGCGATGGCACGGGCAAGCTCGTGGGCTTCATCGCCGTGGCCACGGACATCGACGACAAGAAGCGGGCCGAGGCCACGCTGGAGCGCTTCAAGGCCACGCTGGATGCCACGCTCGACTGCGTGCTCATGTTCGAGCCCGAGCGCCTCACGCTCACCTACGCCAACGTGGGCGCCACCACGCAGCTTGGCCTGGCGCGCGAGCAGCTCGTGGGCATGCCCATGCTCCAGGTGGAGGGCTCCTTCGGCGAGGAGGGCTTCCGCAAGCTCCTGGCGCCGCTGCAGAGCGGCGAGCAGCCCAGCCACACCTACTCCACGGTGTACCGGCGCCACGACGGGAGCGAGATTCCGGTGGAGGCCGTGCTCCAGTACGTGGCCGCGGGCGGGGGCCCGGGCCGCTTCGTGTGCGTGGCGCGGGACATCACCGAGCGCAAGCGCGCCGAGGCGGCCCTGCTGCTGGCCAGCGAGGCGAAGGATGCGTTCCTGGCCGCCGCGAGCCACGAGCTGCGCACCCCGCTGGCCGCCGCCAAGGGCCATGCGCACCTGGCCCTGCTCAAGCTGGGCGGCGAGGGGGAGAGCGGCACGGGCAAGTCCCTGAAAATCATCAACCGGCAGATCGACCGGATGACGAAGCTGGTGGAGGACCTGCTCGACATCAGCCGGCTCCAGGCGGGCCGGCTCTCGCTGGAGCTGGAGCGGTTCGACTTGGGCGGGCTGGTGCGCGAGACGTGTGACCGCATGGGGGTGCTCTCGCAGCAGCACCCGCTGCGCATCGACGTCCAGGAGCACCTGGAGGGGCTCTGGGACCGGGGGCGGCTGGATCAGGTGCTGACGAACTTGCTGTCCAACGCCATCCGCTACTCGCCCGAGGGCGGCGAGGTGGTGGTGAAGGCGGCGGCCGATGGGGAGGGCATTCAACTGTCCGTGAAGGATTGTGGGGTGGGGATTCCCCCCGAGAAGCAGGCGCTCATCTTCGAGCGCTTCGGACGCGCGCACGGCTCGAAGTACGGCGGGCTGGGCCTGGGGCTGACCATCAGCCAGGGCATCGTCGAGCAGCACGGCGGCCGCATCTGGGTGGACTCGCAGGGCTGCACGGGCGAGGGCTCCACCTTCCACGTCTGGCTGCCCCGCGAGGCGGCCCCGGCCGCTCCGGAAGCTCCAGAAGCTCCGGAAGCCCCGAAGGCGGGCGCCGCCGCGCGCCCCGCCCCGAACGCGGAACCGCCCCCGGCCTCCTCCGGGGAGCACTCCCGGGCCTCGGTGGTCTAA